The segment GAGCGCGACCTTTTGCGGGATAGGCAGTTCGTCACGCCCATTGATCTGCGCCCAGCCGGTCAAGCCCGGCATCAGCGCATGGACACCGTGCTCGGTCCGCTGGGCGATCAGGTCCGCCTGGTTGAACAAGGCCGGCCGGGGGCCGACAAAACTCATGTCGCCCCTCAGGATGCTCCACAACTGCGGCAGCTCATCCAGGCTGGTCTTGCGCAGGAAACCACCCACGGGGGTCAGCCAGGCCCCGGGGTTCTCCAGCAGATGGGTCGCAACGGCTGCCGTCCCCACACGCATGCTGCGAAACTTCGGCATGCGGAAGATCCGGTTGTCCTTGCCCACCCGGTCGGACCAGTACAAGACAGGCCCCGGACTGGTCAGCCTGACCAGCAAAGCGACCAGCAGCATGGGGATGCACAGCATCAGGGCGGCCAGGACCGCCAGAAAGAAATCAAACAAACGTTTCATCATGATGTGTGGTGCCGCACGACCTGTGCCAGCCCTTCACTCACAGGGACCGGCGGATGCCAGCCGAGTATTGTGCGTGCCTTTGAAATATCCACCTGCAGACTGCCACAGACCCGCTCCAGGGTCGCCCGGCGCCCGAGCAGCGCTGCCGGGATCCACAGCATCCACAAGGGCAGGCGAAACAGCCGCGGCGACCGCCCCATGGCCTGGGCCAGGCCCCGGATCAAACCGGGTGTCGACAGGTCTTCGCCATCACTGACCAGAAAGATCTCATGTGCCGCCGACGGGTGGTCGATGCAGGTCACGATGAAATCGACCAGGTTGTCCAGACCGACCAAACTGCGCCGGTTGTCCACAGCCGCCAGCGGCAGCGGCAGGCCCCGGGCCACGGCCCGCATCAAGGCACGGAAATTGGCACGCACGCCGGGACCATAGACCAGCGGCGGGCGGATGACGACCAGCTCCATGCCCGTCTCTTGCGCAATGGCACGCAGGCCCAACTCTGCCTCCAGCTTGGACAGGCCGTAGGCATCCTGCGGGGCCGGCGCGTCACGTTCCGTGAACGGGCGCCCCGGCAGCGTCGATTCCCCGTTCACCTTGACCGAGCTGATGAAGACAAAACGCCGCACCCCCGCCGCGGCAGCCTGGCGCGCCAGGTTCAGGGTACCGGCCACGTTGGTCCGGCGGAATTCTTCCAGCGGGTCGGCGGCTGTGTCGCGCATGACGTGGACGCGGGCCGCCAGGTGAACCAGCGCCTGACACCCCTCGAGCGTCTCGGCCCAGTGTGTGGCAGCATCGATATCTCCGACCACCGCCTCACCCCGCATACCGTACTCGCGCCTTACGCCGGGCACAGCCTCATGCCCCGTCTTGAGCAGCCACGCGCAAAGCGTCCGGCCGACAAAACCATTGGCACCGGTCACCAGGACTTTCATTTGCGCAAATACTCGAGAAGCTTGGCCGGATACTTGGAAAGAATCATCAGCCAGTTGCTGCTGATCCCGTTTTCCCGGCACGCCCGCAACACCTCACTGTTGAGAAGCAGGGTGCTGCGCAAGCCCCCGGTGCTGATGCCGCCGGTGCGCATGCGCACGAGGACTTCGGGGATGTGCCTGTAGGACAGCTCACCCGGATGAAAGATACGCGCGACCAGCTCAAAGTCACCCGCAATGCGATAGTCCGGACGAAAACCTCCATAGCGCTCAAAGACCTGACGCCGGAGGAAGAGCGCCGGATGCGCCGGCATCCAGCCCCAGGCAATACGGTCCGGCCGGAAACGATCAGATCGGTAACGGCGCACCGGCTTGTTCAGATTAGCAGGATGCACAAACTCCGTATCACCATACAAGGCGTCGAGCCTGTCCTGCTGCATGAGCGCATCGACACGCGCCAACACCCCATCGTCGGCGTACATGTCATCGGCATTGAGAAAACCGATCACGTCGCCGGTGGCCAGCCGCAGGCCCTTGTTCATGGCGTCGTAGATGCCCTTGTCGGGCTCTGAAAGGATGACCCTGCCGTTACGTCCCAAGGTTTCGACCAGCTTGACCGTACCATCTCGCGACCCGCCGTCGACGATGACATGCTCAACGTCCGGGTGCGTCTGCGCGGCAACCGCCTGCAGAGTATGGGCTATCGTGGCCTCGCTGTTGAAGCAGACTGTGATAACGCTGATCTTCATGCCATTCGAGCCGTGCTATTTCTGAACAACTGCGGCGAATACACGATCAAGGATGGTTCTGACCTGATCATTGAATTGCAGCTGCGTTTTCCCCTGGCTGCGCTCGATGCCCTTGCGCGCCAACTCCTGAGCCAGAGCGTCATCCCCCCACACCTTCAGGATCTGATCGGTCATCTCATCCACCGACAGAGGAGAGAAGTAAAGCGCCGCATCTCCGCATTGCTCAAACATGCCGTAAATCCCAGACACCAGCACCGGGCATCCCAACGCCATGGCCTCCAACGGAGGAATGTTTGTAGGGCCAAAAAATGTCGGCATCACCAGTGCGCGAGCTCGGCGATAGAAACCCTGAAGA is part of the Rhodoferax sp. BAB1 genome and harbors:
- a CDS encoding glycosyltransferase family 2 protein; translation: MKISVITVCFNSEATIAHTLQAVAAQTHPDVEHVIVDGGSRDGTVKLVETLGRNGRVILSEPDKGIYDAMNKGLRLATGDVIGFLNADDMYADDGVLARVDALMQQDRLDALYGDTEFVHPANLNKPVRRYRSDRFRPDRIAWGWMPAHPALFLRRQVFERYGGFRPDYRIAGDFELVARIFHPGELSYRHIPEVLVRMRTGGISTGGLRSTLLLNSEVLRACRENGISSNWLMILSKYPAKLLEYLRK
- a CDS encoding sugar transferase, giving the protein MKRLFDFFLAVLAALMLCIPMLLVALLVRLTSPGPVLYWSDRVGKDNRIFRMPKFRSMRVGTAAVATHLLENPGAWLTPVGGFLRKTSLDELPQLWSILRGDMSFVGPRPALFNQADLIAQRTEHGVHALMPGLTGWAQINGRDELPIPQKVALDVEYLKRRSFWFDLQIILATAVKVVRRESVSH
- a CDS encoding SDR family oxidoreductase encodes the protein MKVLVTGANGFVGRTLCAWLLKTGHEAVPGVRREYGMRGEAVVGDIDAATHWAETLEGCQALVHLAARVHVMRDTAADPLEEFRRTNVAGTLNLARQAAAAGVRRFVFISSVKVNGESTLPGRPFTERDAPAPQDAYGLSKLEAELGLRAIAQETGMELVVIRPPLVYGPGVRANFRALMRAVARGLPLPLAAVDNRRSLVGLDNLVDFIVTCIDHPSAAHEIFLVSDGEDLSTPGLIRGLAQAMGRSPRLFRLPLWMLWIPAALLGRRATLERVCGSLQVDISKARTILGWHPPVPVSEGLAQVVRHHTS